DNA from Bradysia coprophila strain Holo2 chromosome IV unlocalized genomic scaffold, BU_Bcop_v1 contig_81, whole genome shotgun sequence:
TCGGGTCTCGGACCGGATCGAGGTGCTGCTTTCCGTAACATTCCCTCATCTTCTTCGAATTCGGACGCAAAAACCGAACTGGGAAGCTGTAGATTCGGCTTGTGTGCGGTTTTCGCTGGATCATCCTGTTTCACATTTGCCGGTTCCACGTACTCCCAGTGCACTCCTCTGTCGTCTGGTTCGCGCAAATGTTGCAGGTAATCGTAATCATCGTCGaagaaaattccgaatttgTTTTGCTCTTTCTTGCGTTTTACCAAATCGTTTACCTACGAACGACGCAACAGATGATTTACTGCAAAATGATACTAAAGGCATGTCTTCCCTACCTTATCATCTTTTGGTGGTTCTGCGAGAAGAACATGTTGTGGGGCTGTTTCATCAGTAATCAATGGATCTCGTTGTGATCTGTGTACAAGATGGAATGTAACTGCGTTCTTCTTGTCGATAAATTTCTTCTTATGTTTCGGCTAAAATAAAGCAATGAATTAGTAATGTGTGATTATAGAATTGACTGTTGACGTTACCATTTTGCGGAAAAATACTAATTTTATCGACgagcaaaaataaaagaatcaaAACACATGGGAAATTATGTCAAAAAGGCTTGAAAACAGTGTTGCCGTCATTGAAATGAATGTGTACTAAAGTAACTAAGGTACATATGTATGTACTAAAAAGTTTGGTTTAAAAATTGTGCGGCAAAGATATCGAAATTTAGTGAGACGAGATGTCTTTCTTATCTTATAAGACTGTAAGTATAGACACAAACGCGAGCTTCACATAAAATTCTGATGTTGTGAGGACTTttccaattgttttgaaatgtcaaacccGCGTAATATAAGCTACGCAATTTTGATAATTCAATtctttcgaaatgtcaaagtCGATTCATTTCAATCACCGAAATTGCGTAGCCTACGCgagtttgacatttcaaaacaattagAAAAGatctgaaaacaaaagaattttggaCCAGGTATTTTTACTcgaattaatatttattttgataattaagcttattttaggaaaacaattctttcacaacatatgaaaaaaacacaattttatatttttaaagttgaaatgaaaatccactAAACTCATCAAATTTATACAGAGggattttttgaaagtgaacATGCTCCGTCGGAGCTTTTTTAGCGATACTTTGTTtacatgcccagatagcccttggtcTCAATATTCTGAAATtgcagtcgtttaattttaatattattttcttagCTAGTAAACTTCCACGAAAAGTCGAAAATAAGTGTTTTTTgtccgtgatttactgccgctacaggCTATGTACATACATGTGTGGGGATTCATTGGAATGGTATTGTCCAGGAGTTACGGGGCAAGCACAGATATATTACATGTCCTGTAgcattgttcgaaaataacaacaataatgtttcagtcaaaggccggaaattttgatgaactcaAAAAGGTGATATCTCGCACCTGGTGAATGTTCATGTTTAGATTAGTGGATGCCCAATAGATCAGACCTCAAAAACAGCATAATTCGTGtatttttctcaaattaaaattttactttcgtGTGTGGGAACACTATTCACTTTGTACCCAAAAAAAGTATCCTAAACCTGTCACTACTATGGCAAGTGGGGTATCAATCTGAAGGAAAGTTGAACCTGTATCAGGGCTGGCTTccacaataaatatttgttagaATGGTCCCGTGAAGTATCTGATCAATATCGTAAGTCcgctgaaaattaaaaatgtaaattgacaAGTGCCAAACAAACGCAGCTTTGAATTTGTACCGATAACGATATTCTATACGTTATAATGAGAGAGAAGGAAATATGCTTTCATTTTCAGCTTAGAAATACTAGAatcgaattggatttgaaaaataaaaatttttgatgtgcACATGAGACACGAActcacaaccttcaacttgTCGGGCTGATGCTCTAACCAACTGCGCTACCGTggacattttaatttcaaatccaattttgaaccgttggTGACATGATGTTAACATAATGTGTATGTTGTTTTTTCTATATGTGTCTATATGTTTAAAGCATCAGCCCAgcaagttgaaggttgtgagTTCGTGTCTCACCCATGCgcttcaaattatttttatttttcaaatccaattcgatGTTAAGCTGAAAATTAAGAGAATTCGTCGGGAAATATAGCATTTATCTAGAAATATAATTTAGATCACTTATTTTAACTTGACTTGGGGGATATGTGacaaatttatatgaaaatgtgcaataaCAAGTACTCCAAgacaagttataattaactggtcttcggaTCTCTCGCTTTGATCATAAGAGTCTATTGGATTGTGATTCACTCACAACTTCAATTCTGAAGCTCATTACGACATGAATACCTTTTAATTCTAGCAGTCAAAGTATAttaacactgaaggtaatgcagaccctcagcggatcagagaaattacgatccaaactttcaggtgaatttattttcgtatgttgtctaacttGGACTTGTACAACATGACGGCCCTAAATccttccaattcaccactaaatacaacttgacgcaaacgaattttatatctgtgcaacataacgtcgctaaatcgttccaaattcaccactagatgcaacttgacgcaaacgaattcaatacgtgtgcaacatgacgaagctaaaattcacctgaaagtttagatccgtgtgtaactgtggatttgcattaccttcagtgtttatatactttgctaGCAGTGGCATTACCGGCAACACTGCAACAATTTAGAACACAATCGAGACAGTCTCATCCTACGAACCCTCTGCCAGTGACACATTGCACTAATTTGACATCGAAAGTGGAATTTGATCACACACAAATGATAAAAAGTCAATAgagcaaaaaaattataatttgttaTCATTGCCATCAGCAGCAATATACGACCAATGTAATTGACAATAAAAACGCGTTGATGCCCTTCTTTTAAGTACATAGTGATAAGCCGAAGAAAGATATCATATGACGTCGGAAAATATCTACAGCAGTGAAATGGCAAACAATAGTGGAAATTTTCGTAATCCAACAATAAACGAACCTCGGATATTTGGAGGACCCTACGGCATGCAAACACCAATTGGAACTGTACGAACATCTCAACCACCGCCACCACTACCACCCAGACCATTTCAACAGCAACCATCTTCCTATGGATCGTATGGCGGTGTTGGTTCCATGTACGGCAGTCCATATAGCAGCTATGGATCGGGCTACGGTTACGGCAGTGGACTGAACTCATTTGGTGGCTCAGGTTTCGGTAGTTATGGTGGTGGCTACGGAAGCTATGGCGGTTACGGTGGAGGCGGTTACGGTGGTGGTGGCTACGGTGGCGGTTACAATCGATTCGGAGGGAATCCAATGGATCCGGAAAATCGATTTATTCAAATCGCTGAAGAGAGTTCACGGCCAGCATTCCAAAGTATTGAATCACTCGTTGGGGCTATTGGGAACATAGCGTCTATGTTGGATTCCACATTTTTTGCCATTACCAGCTCGTTCCGGGCGATCTTAGGCGTTGCTGCTAATTTTGGTTCGTCACACATCTTTTGTTGTAATCAAAACACTTGAAATTTTACGATTTCATGACATTGTTTCTAGGTCGATTACGTGGAGTATTCGGACAGTTTTGGCAATCCTTTGCCATATTTAGAGGACTGACTTGGCTATTTAACAAGTGAGTGAAgttcattcaacaaaatttgttattcAACTCGTTATGACTAAACGAATTTTTGCACGTCTGTTCTGTCGATGACAAAAGTGTTTATCAAGCAGACAAGTGCGTAGTGAccttatttacatttttgttttgcgtTTTATTCCACAACAGAATTCTCTATTGGCTGCGAATATCGAAATTGGATCCATCATCATTGGCCTTTAGCGAAGCATTCGCTGCAGCTCAGGAAGGACTCGATCCAAATGTTAAAGCAAACGAACGGAAACCATCGGCATGGCCAGTTTTAGTATTCCTTGGTTTCATTTTCACTGCGCCCTACTTAATTATGAAATTACTGGGTACGGTCACATCAACAGCTTTAGAAGAAAGTGAGTGATTGCACTATCCCTACGCGATAGCAATGgcaaaagtaataaaattcatcattttacaGCCAAAAATCCCCGATCATGGGTCAACCCAATCAAAGCTCAGGTGAAACACGATTTTCAGGCAACGAATCAACAAGAACTAAACCTTCGATCAGGTCAAACCATATACATAGCACCGCgtgaaattcaaaatacacaaaaattactGAACACCGGTTGGGTGCTAGCAACGCTGGACAATCAATCGTCCGGCATCATTCCCTTAAACTATGTACAAGGTCCACAGCAAGTGCCCGCTAAACCAGAAACGGTATCTAGTGTTGCTGAAACACAACCGACACAGCCGATACAAGATGTCGGTCAAATAGTCAACGATGGCAACATTCCAGCCAGTGATAATAGTTTCCCGTCACTGAATAGTGTCATGGAAAAGTCGCCGGAGGATGTTATGCAACAAGTTTTTGCCGAAGATATGTGATGGTGAAGTGGAGGAGAGTGCTGAGAATTTTTTGGTATATTGTGTTAGTTTGGTAGGCTCAGCTTGAGTGATGCAATTTTTGTTACTGGTCCGTGTACTGTTACTATTTACCAATGTAAGGCTTTTTTATGGAATAAATGTcgatttaattgaattgactTTTTGGCGCCTAATTTCGACTTCGTAAGGACTCAAATTTCtcgaacaaaaatttggtGTAGGTTTctgtatgcaaaaattatcttcttctcttctaaTCGTGATAACAGGTTTTGATTCAAGTGCTACTGAtaagtgaatttttaaataaaaaataaaagaaatttggaCCTCACCCGGTTTACGTCAAACTTCAGACGAATAATCATGCAAATGAAAAGTGATAATTGGAAAGCTCTTCTCACATGTTCTTTGTAAAGTATTAAAGGTAATACCAAATTTCCtgactttcgtttttttttttaggatGAAACCTGTAACTTAGAAACTACTTAGTCGATAAAACTCATTTTGAGCTTAGGCTGTCAAGTGATAATATTTGGGCTCACCCGAAATTTGTACCAGATCGTTACAACCCGGAAGcttttcaacttactctgtcaGGATTTCTACTTTACAATAAAACGACTACAATTGGGGTTACGATCCCCCGAACATCTCGTTCGATAACTTTCTATATATTCCGTTCGATTGTACAATTGTGACTGACTTTTAGATCGTTTCCTTCGATTCATTTCTCGTTCTtcgccttcttgatcgttcataaTCTTTACACGATTTTCCATAGACGATACATACTCTGAATGTGTTAACTTTcgataaaaatagatttgtttgCACCAGTTTAAGGGTTGTACGTAATAGGTTGTTGTTGTGTACGAAATTGTAGTCTGATTCGTTGACCATACCACTTGTTACTTGTaacattacaatttttaagaacATTGAAGTTATGGTCTACATTTGTGCGTATTTTCAGATTTAGCacaaatcttttttcaaaaatcttaaACCAAAAATACGTTCGCTTTGCATAAACCGTCGGACTGTATGAGGTATACGAGGTACACGAGATGCACCGCACCTAGtttcgagaaaagtgagcagtttataCAAATTTCCGTCCAAGGCACAGGCTTTGCGCAGGTGCACGtctaaatttcgttttcactATATTCATGTTTTACGACACAGTAACGTAAACGCGGTGTTGGAGTTCAGTCCGGTTCAGATTTGTACATTCTGACATATGTCAAATGGCAGAGCTACAACGCAtattatgaatttttctttttttgtttgtaaagaacgaaaaaacgaaagaaataacTCCGTGGGTTGTTCTAGGACCGGTTAGAAGTTATGGAGACGCAGAGAGGGATTTAAGTGAgctaaaatatgaaaatttaaatttacctgTAATTCAGGTCGTTACATCCATAATAGGACATACACAAAAATGGGAACACTTTTGACAGCTTCGTTGCAAGGACGAAAACGTTACCGTGGCGGTGGTATGATACTCGACACACCACACTCAGACAGTAAATTATGTAGAGTCTTAGCTGCACTATTTCTCTGTACATTTGGATTGACGGCGTACTATGTTACAAAACCTGAGGTGAGACAATGCTATCCGATTTAATTTGATATCTTATCTGCAACAACGTTTCCACAGACGTTCTGGTTGAGGTTTGCAAGGGTAGGAATATTGACACTCACTTGTACTTCGGCGTTTATGATTTTGATTCCTTTCCAAATCATTGAAGCATGGAAGCGTATCAAAATTCCCGATTTTGCATCCAAATTCAGCTTTCCTTCGTCAGAGAAACTGGTATGGAACGAAAGTCTTTAAAGGAAAGAATTGGTCTAACAAATGTGTCCATATAAGGTACTTTCAGTAACATCTCGCATAAATAAGAGTAAAAATCAGTTGACAATTGTTATACCACCTACAATTGAATCCAATAATGAACACCACCCAACACCTTACATGGAAAGTATGCTGGCCCTTAAAATGCCAACAATAGTTCAATACAAACATGAATGCCCACTTAAATCTTCACTTAGATCACCGCCTCAACCTTCGTTTCCAccatttgaaaatataaacgaGGTGTCTTAAAGTCGCAACAATGAAGCATTAAATGTTTATAGTGTcgcataaaatcaaataagtAATTGTGGCTTTTCATATGTGGACAATAATATTCAATGTGCTAAAATTCATGTTCTGTTTGGCCTAATATTAATAAACCACCAGGGTGGTTGGTCAACAGTCATTCAACAATAAGATTGAAGAACTCCATACCTAGTACCTAGACTCTACATCATTTACCTACTCGACCAGTCGACATCGCGTCACTCAGAATGTTATGcgatttaatttgattttgctTATGTGTTATAGTGtcgaaataaacgaaaaaaattaataaaattcaatttacatgCGTTGAAAACcctacttttcatgtttcaagcactactttcgacgccctcagcatgtaaaatccattacataactcgggataaaaatgaaaagtcacgttttcatatgattattgacctcggcttcgcctcggatcaacataattcacacgaaaactttacttttcatctttgtATCCCAAGTCATGTAAAAGACTGTGAATTTACTCATAAAAGTGGTTCCAAGTCATCGACGTGCATTTTTCGACGTTTCACcatttttttccgaatttttttccgctaaaaaaaacgtaaagtGAAAGACGGTGCTGTGTTCAATACTACGCACCTGCTTTCAGGGCAGGGCAGGGCATTTGAAGTAggaatttgaaggaattttaagaattagaTTCTTAAAACTACTTGAACagtcaaaaattaatgaatttttgtgatagaaTTTTTGGgtatttgttcatttttttaagaatcaattcttgaaaattcttaaaattctcaaattttaattttttcttagaattttcaagaatttaagaatttaaattgaattcaaaggACCCTGATTCTCTGATTCTCCCTAAATCCggttaaaatataaaatgaaaatgcgtAAAATGCAGTAAttacaacaaaagaattttctctttattaaacaataaattaattgctctggcaaataaataaaaacctgTTTAAAAAATGCTGCACATCTCAGTGAACACTCCTTGTGACAATCGATACCAAGACTGCAACGAAAGTTGTCAGGAAGCCAGTGTACGCCCATGTTTTGATTGTGTTTGCACTTGCCTTTTCATCTAATTTACAAGATCAAGTCAGTCaaaatgaacacaaaatgATTTCGGAATGGACACACGCAGTACAATATTATGAAATACATTTAAGGACAACGGATCCAAATGACATGAAACACATTGATCATATTTTAACCACCTAATCGAGTTCCGaggatttttgaataaaattagaaaatgtgGAGTTGATACTTCAATCGAAGCCTTCTGCAGACGGTTGAGACATCTCTACTATCAACAGCAGAGACTCTGACAGAGTGTGG
Protein-coding regions in this window:
- the LOC119072187 gene encoding probable peroxisomal membrane protein PEX13 — encoded protein: MTSENIYSSEMANNSGNFRNPTINEPRIFGGPYGMQTPIGTVRTSQPPPPLPPRPFQQQPSSYGSYGGVGSMYGSPYSSYGSGYGYGSGLNSFGGSGFGSYGGGYGSYGGYGGGGYGGGGYGGGYNRFGGNPMDPENRFIQIAEESSRPAFQSIESLVGAIGNIASMLDSTFFAITSSFRAILGVAANFGRLRGVFGQFWQSFAIFRGLTWLFNKILYWLRISKLDPSSLAFSEAFAAAQEGLDPNVKANERKPSAWPVLVFLGFIFTAPYLIMKLLGTVTSTALEETKNPRSWVNPIKAQVKHDFQATNQQELNLRSGQTIYIAPREIQNTQKLLNTGWVLATLDNQSSGIIPLNYVQGPQQVPAKPETVSSVAETQPTQPIQDVGQIVNDGNIPASDNSFPSLNSVMEKSPEDVMQQVFAEDM